TGCATAGCCCCAAAAGTGTGCAGCGGTTTTAGGACGACTACAGGCATGAGAATAAAGACCGCGCGCGCGCCGCATGGGGCCGTTTGAACGCAACGCTCTAGGACCAGGCCGTCGGGACGGAGCGACCTTCTCGTCGGCCGCACCAGGGCAGGGGGCAAGTCGCACTGCCCCGCGGCTGCATCGAGTCGAACCATTGCGTTGAGGAGCAAAATATCCGAAACTCTGTGTCGAAGCGGATTCGCCTGGATCTGTATTTTACGGTGTCTGGTGGAGCTTTCTTAACAATTCTGCGGCTATCGTAACGCATTGGCAAAAAAGACTTTAATTGCGCCTTGCGGAAGCTATCTTGCCCGTAATTTCCGACACCTCGGACGACCGGAAACAGCCACGTTCCGCATTATCGACCACCGAACGGGGCCGACGTCAGCAACCTCTCACGAAACCGGGAAATCGTCTAAGTTGACAGCTGTCAACGGCCGTGGCGACACCGCCGTTCAATCCGCTTAACCGGAAAAATTGACGGACAGGCGCCAGATCAGGGGTCCCCTTGCGCCTATCGGATTTCCTCGTTTCGGCAGCTGTGCTTCTACAGCGTCGCGCGTCTTATCGGACGGGCAAAGGACGCGACGACATTTCGAATGCTGTGTGGTTCTTATTCTTGAGTGGTCTCCGATTTGAGGAGACAGGCAGCGGAGCAATTCGAGGAGGTGTGTAACGGCTTACAGCGCCGTGCGTCCTTCAGGACGCACAAAGGACGTTGTAAGTCTTTGAATCTACGCATCGTGCTTTCCGAAAATCGATTCCGATTTTCGGGCCGATGCGCTAGCGCCTGGCATTGCTTCAGAGAATTGGAGCGCTTCACTGTTCAACGAAAAACGTTCCAAAGTCTCCGGTGAAGCCGCTCACTCGTGCCAATGTTCCGCCACCCATGGCGTTGGGCGGATGTAGTGACGCAGATAGCGGAACGCGCTTTTCTCCCGTCGGTCTGGCGCAAACAGGCCGCGGATATGCCCGAGCGGTGTCGTCGGCCGGCTCTTGTAGCCGAACTGCCCGTCGATCGCATGCTGCGGCAGCAGGCTGCGGGGGAAGAGCACCACGCGGCCATCGGCAGGCAGCCGTGGCGCCAGGAAATAGTTGAGCGGAAAGGGCCAGCGGCAATCCTGCCGGAAATGCAGGACCCAGCGCCGCGGAAAGAGTTTGACGCCGCCCGGCGCATTGCGGGTGACGAAGCGTTGCTCGAAACTGTATTCATCCGCGACGCCTTGGGGATCGGCGCGGAACTTCTCCTGCAAGGGTACGAGCTTGCCGACCGGAAAACGGAACAGCGACGTCTGTCCGAGCCGTTCAAACGGCGTCGTCTGATTTCGGGCGAGCACCACGTCATCCGGCCCGCCAAATTCGAAGAACGAATCGAGCGATCCGACGATCACCAGATCGAGATCGAGGAACAATACCGGTCCCGTGAGATTGCCGAGCTTTGGACCCCAGAGCCGTGCTTTCGGCCAGATGCCTTTGGTGTTGGTGGGCATCGCCACATCGAGCGGCGGCAGATCTTCGCAGAGGATTTCTGGCCGCAGGCCGCTGCGGTTATCGGTGAAACAGGTGAAGGTGAATGGCGGCGTGATGTTGCGCGCCACCATGGCGTAAAGCCGGTTGATGAAGGGCGGACCGTACTTCGTGCCCCAGTTGATGCATATCACCTGCTTGACGCCGCCACTTGCCGCCAGAACGCTTGCCATGGGCTCTCCACTCTTGCCAGCTGCCGAGAGGTCTTTCCACAGCAGCCGATTGTCCATCGGTCTTGAGGCGGTGGCGCAGAACTTCGGCAGTCGGGGATTTGCTTTCGACTTTCCATCCTGCTGGTGCGTTCTCACGCATTCAGTAAGGCACGGTCACGAAAATGCCGATTGACGCTCGCCTGTGTGACATCGGCACCGCCTCGAACAAGAACTGCAGCACCGTCGCAGGCTATCCATCATTCCTCACTCTCCGGCCCGTGTTCTTTCCGGGGAACGCAGCCGGCACTTTCGATCGTGGCCGACTTCATATCGATGTCAGTTGACAGCTGTCAACGGCGCCGCGGTGACATGAGCGCCTCGCCCCTTATGGTATGGCGTTGGGTGAGCGTTTGCTGATCCCAACGACCGGCCGAAGGAATGACGCTTGCGC
The genomic region above belongs to Sinorhizobium mexicanum and contains:
- a CDS encoding glycosyl transferase; the encoded protein is MASVLAASGGVKQVICINWGTKYGPPFINRLYAMVARNITPPFTFTCFTDNRSGLRPEILCEDLPPLDVAMPTNTKGIWPKARLWGPKLGNLTGPVLFLDLDLVIVGSLDSFFEFGGPDDVVLARNQTTPFERLGQTSLFRFPVGKLVPLQEKFRADPQGVADEYSFEQRFVTRNAPGGVKLFPRRWVLHFRQDCRWPFPLNYFLAPRLPADGRVVLFPRSLLPQHAIDGQFGYKSRPTTPLGHIRGLFAPDRREKSAFRYLRHYIRPTPWVAEHWHE